The genomic interval CGACGAGACCGTGCACGTCACCTTCGCCGATGTCCCCGCCGCGATCGACGGCATCATCTTCGTGGCCGCCGCGTTCAAGAAGGGCACCTCGTTCGAGAAGGCGAACAACGTGTCGTTCAAGATCTACGACGCCTCCGGCGGCGGCACCCAGCAGGTCGCCGACATCTGGCCCTCACTGCTCGGCTCGGACAACGCCAACGCCATCGCGCGCGCTTTCCGCAACGGCAATGTGTGGCAGCTCGAGGTTCTCGATCGCAAGGGCAAGATCAAGCAGGGCGACAAGCAAGCCCTGCTGCGCTTCGCCCTGCAGTAGTCACGAGCAGCGGCGGCGTAATTCGGCGACGCCGTCGCCCGCGAGTTCGTCGAGTACGACCGGGCGTCCGCCGACAGCGAGCGCCAAGGCCTCGCCCGGTCCACGGACTTCTGGACCGCGGCCCTTGGACCAGTCCAGGTCGGTCGCGACGAAACGCAGTCCGTCGGTGCGCTTCCAGGGGAAGGCGAACGGATCCGGATTGTCGAGCACCCACCGCAGCCGCTCCGCCGGAATGGTGCGCGGACGGTTCAGCGGGCGACGGATATCTTGCTGGTGCACAAGGGTATCGGCGAGCGCGAGGATCGGGGTGAACTTCGACAGCGCGCCGGTCTCGGCCTCGAACTTGTTCACCAGCTGCTCTGTGGTGAGCGCTCGCGCCTTGCGCACGAGGTATCCGTTGCTCTTGTCGACGGAGAAACCGTTGCGAGCGACGATCGCGCCGAAGGCCAGCGGCCCGATACCGTCCCACAGCAGGTGGCCGACCACGTCACGCACCGTCCAGCCGGCGCACAGCGACGGCGTTTCCCATTCCGCGTCGGTCAGGGTGCGTAGCAGCGTGACCAGTTCGAGGCGCTCGGACGCCAGCAACTCTCGGATACCCATGCCGGAACCCTAATCAGTTCAAGGGGTTTCGGGCACGAGGTAGCGACCCTAGCTGTCGACGCGGGTGTCGCCGTCGATGAGCAGCCGGCCGCCGCTCTCCACGACGTGCAAGGTCACCGGCCTGGTCTGTCCCGCCACGGTGACGCTGGCGATCCGCATGTCGACCGACCCGTCCGGGTAGCTGGTGCGGGTGTCGCCTTTGATGTCGGCGAACTGCTGGACGATGCGAGTGCTCCAGTACTGCCGGAACGCCTGCTCGGTGCCATACCCCTGCTGGGCCGCGGGCGTGAGCAGCGACCAGGACCCACCCGGATTGTCGTAGAAGTTCTCCAGCATCTGACCGGCTTCACCGATGTCGACCTTGCCCGTGCTGGGCGTCTTGCCGAGTTGGGGCGCCGCGGTCGAGGTGATGGCGCTGCGTGTGCTGGTCGCGGGCGAATTCGCTTGCGCCGACGGTGTATTCCCGTCCGAGGCGTTGAACGCGCCGATGGATAGGCCGATCACCGCGACGATCGCGCCGACACCGGCGCCGATCAGGACCGCGCGCCGCTTCCCGCCGGAGGTGCGCGGTGCGGGCCGCTGATGAGCCGCGGTGCTCGGATGCGCGGCGGTATCGGGGTGCTGATTGCGCGGCGGCGGGGGCAGCGGCCGCGAATGACGTTCGGTCCGCGGCGGCGGGGCCGCGGCGGGGCGCAGCGAGCGGGTCGCGGAGTCGGGCGCACCGACCTGGCGCCGGGCATAAGCCTCGCTGGCGGGCACGAATCCGGCGGGCACCGCGTTCGATCCGTTGTCGGCCAGCGCGGCGAGTTCGTCGTAGGCCTCGCGCATGGTCGGACGGTCCCGCGGATCCGGGCTGAGCAGGTCGAGCAGCAGGTCGGTGGCGGGGCCGGCGTTGCGCGGTTCGCTGACCTGGCCGTTG from Nocardia goodfellowii carries:
- a CDS encoding TerD family protein, whose translation is MITLKKEDGAADLAGITKLSVGVSWDPSAGASGGLLGIARRKKGVDLDLIAILMQGSEPVRFAGLDSLDPLGNGSVLHSGDEQTGAAAGDDETVHVTFADVPAAIDGIIFVAAAFKKGTSFEKANNVSFKIYDASGGGTQQVADIWPSLLGSDNANAIARAFRNGNVWQLEVLDRKGKIKQGDKQALLRFALQ
- a CDS encoding maleylpyruvate isomerase family mycothiol-dependent enzyme; translation: MGIRELLASERLELVTLLRTLTDAEWETPSLCAGWTVRDVVGHLLWDGIGPLAFGAIVARNGFSVDKSNGYLVRKARALTTEQLVNKFEAETGALSKFTPILALADTLVHQQDIRRPLNRPRTIPAERLRWVLDNPDPFAFPWKRTDGLRFVATDLDWSKGRGPEVRGPGEALALAVGGRPVVLDELAGDGVAELRRRCS
- a CDS encoding serine/threonine-protein kinase, producing the protein MRKVTISRRFGVGAIDTGQLIAEHYRLVERIGSGGTGVVWRAVDERLQRSVAVKQIHIKPSLPEAERDVVRQRAFREARNAARFQHPNAIVVFDITEHNGDPCLVMEYMKSNSLAAVISAQGPLPLQQVARIGEQVASALIAAHQAGIVHRDVKPGNVLLDDLGTVKITDFGISRAAGDAALTETGLICGTAAYLAPEMARGADPTPASDVFALGATLFHALEAEPPYGANANPLAVLFAAANGQVSEPRNAGPATDLLLDLLSPDPRDRPTMREAYDELAALADNGSNAVPAGFVPASEAYARRQVGAPDSATRSLRPAAAPPPRTERHSRPLPPPPRNQHPDTAAHPSTAAHQRPAPRTSGGKRRAVLIGAGVGAIVAVIGLSIGAFNASDGNTPSAQANSPATSTRSAITSTAAPQLGKTPSTGKVDIGEAGQMLENFYDNPGGSWSLLTPAAQQGYGTEQAFRQYWSTRIVQQFADIKGDTRTSYPDGSVDMRIASVTVAGQTRPVTLHVVESGGRLLIDGDTRVDS